One segment of Hippopotamus amphibius kiboko isolate mHipAmp2 chromosome 2, mHipAmp2.hap2, whole genome shotgun sequence DNA contains the following:
- the C2H15orf61 gene encoding uncharacterized protein C15orf61 homolog: protein MEALRRAHEAVLRLLLCRPWASGAASRPKPRASEVLTRHLLQRRLPHWTSFCVPYGAVRNDQFGLSHFNWPVQGANYHVLRTGCFPFIKYHCSKAPWQDLARQDRFFTALKVVNLGIPTLLYGLGSWLFARVTETVHTSYGPVTVYFLNKEDEGAMY from the exons ATGGAGGCCCTGCGGAGGGCCCATGAGGCCGTGCTGCGGCTGCTGCTGTGCCGGCCCTGGGCCTCGGGCGCCGCCTCCCGCCCGAAGCCCCGCGCATCGGAGGTGCTCACGCGGCACCTGCTGCAGCGGCGCCTGCCGCACTGGACCTCCTTCTGCGTGCCCTACGGCGCCGTCCGCAACGACCAGTTCGGCCTCTCGCACTTCAACTGGCCCGTGCAGGGCGCCAACTACCACGTCCTGCGCACCGGCTGCTTCCCCTTCATCAAGTACCACTGCTCCAAGGCCCCCTGGCAGGACCTGGCCCGACAGGACCGGTTCTTCACGGCGCTCAAGGTCGTCAACCTCG gTATTCCAACTTTATTATATGGACTTGGCTCCTGGTTATTTGCTAGAGTCACAGAGACTGTGCACACCAGTTATGGACCAGTaacagtttattttctaaataaagaagATGAAGGTGCCATGTACTGA